Proteins encoded within one genomic window of Microbacterium soli:
- the infB gene encoding translation initiation factor IF-2, whose product MHEIAAELGVDSKFALAKLKELGEFVKSPSSTVEPPVARKLRAAISADPAAKPAGKTEDKGSTKASAPARSGAPVPGPKPGPAKPAPKPEAAAPRPAPAAPKPGSSAPRPGSDAPRPGGSAPRPGAPRPGGNAPRPGGGTPRPGAPRPGNNPFSSSQGMGQRPAGPRPGNNPFASAQGMGQRPNPGNIPRPQAPRPGSPRIGAPRPGRPGGARGGSGGRPGAPFQQRSGGPGRPGGGGFPRPGGGFAGRPGGGGRGRGPGGGTAGAFGKGGGKSRQRKSRRAKRQEFEMRSAPVVGGVNVSKGNGETIRLRRGASIADFADKLEALNGYTVQPGTLVTILFNLGEMATATESLDEATFEVLGAELGYKIQMVSPEDEDKELLESFGLDLEGELEAEDEDDLEIRPPVVTVMGHVDHGKTRLLDAIRKTNVIEGEAGGITQHIGAYQIWTEHDGNERAVTFIDTPGHEAFTAMRARGAQVTDIAILVVAADDGIMPQTVEALNHAQAADVPIVVAVNKVDKPEANPARVRQQLTEYGLVAEEYGGDVMFVDVSARQGTGIQELIDAVLLTADAGLDLTANPNKAARGVAIEAKLDKGRGSVATVLIQSGTLRVGDAIVAGTAYGRVRAMLDENGEQVVEAAPSRPVQVQGLNSVPRAGDVFIVTDEDRMARQIAEKREAVERNAQLAKARKRISLEDFTRALEEGKVETLNLIIKGDVSGAVEALEESLLKIEVDDSVQLRIIHRGVGAITESDVNLATIDDAIIVGFNVRPDAKAREASNREGVDIRFYSVIYSAIEEIESSLKGMLKPEFEEVQSGVAEIREVFRSSKFGNIAGVIVRSGTITRNAKARVIRDGVVLADGLTIESLRRFKDDVTEVRTDFEAGVGLGKFNDIQVGDEIETIEMVEKPRG is encoded by the coding sequence GTGCACGAGATCGCCGCCGAACTCGGCGTCGACAGCAAATTCGCACTCGCGAAGCTCAAGGAGCTCGGCGAGTTCGTGAAGAGTCCGTCTTCCACCGTCGAGCCCCCTGTGGCGCGCAAGCTTCGCGCAGCCATCTCGGCAGACCCCGCCGCGAAGCCCGCCGGCAAGACCGAGGACAAGGGTTCGACGAAGGCCTCCGCTCCGGCACGCTCGGGCGCGCCGGTCCCCGGCCCCAAGCCGGGGCCCGCCAAGCCCGCACCGAAGCCGGAGGCCGCCGCGCCCAGGCCCGCGCCCGCTGCACCGAAGCCCGGTTCGAGCGCGCCCCGCCCCGGATCCGATGCCCCGCGCCCCGGTGGCAGTGCGCCCAGGCCGGGTGCCCCCCGCCCCGGGGGGAACGCGCCTCGTCCCGGTGGCGGCACACCCAGGCCCGGTGCTCCGCGCCCTGGAAACAATCCCTTCTCGTCCTCTCAGGGAATGGGACAGCGCCCCGCAGGTCCGCGCCCAGGCAACAATCCCTTCGCGTCGGCCCAGGGGATGGGGCAGCGACCCAATCCCGGGAACATCCCGCGCCCGCAGGCGCCCCGTCCCGGTTCTCCGCGCATCGGTGCTCCGCGTCCCGGGCGTCCCGGCGGCGCACGCGGCGGCTCGGGCGGCCGTCCCGGTGCACCGTTCCAGCAGCGTTCCGGCGGTCCCGGACGCCCCGGTGGCGGCGGCTTCCCGCGCCCCGGTGGCGGGTTCGCGGGGCGTCCCGGTGGCGGCGGTCGCGGCCGTGGGCCCGGCGGCGGCACGGCCGGCGCGTTCGGCAAGGGCGGCGGCAAGAGCCGGCAGCGCAAGTCGCGCAGGGCGAAGCGGCAGGAATTCGAGATGCGGTCGGCGCCGGTCGTCGGCGGCGTCAACGTCTCCAAGGGGAACGGCGAGACGATCCGCCTGCGTCGCGGCGCGTCCATCGCCGACTTCGCGGACAAGCTCGAGGCTCTCAACGGCTACACCGTCCAGCCCGGCACGCTCGTGACGATCCTCTTCAACCTCGGCGAGATGGCCACGGCCACCGAGTCGCTGGATGAGGCGACCTTCGAAGTGCTCGGCGCCGAGCTGGGGTACAAGATCCAGATGGTCTCGCCCGAGGACGAGGACAAGGAGCTCCTGGAGAGCTTCGGTCTGGACCTCGAGGGCGAGCTCGAGGCGGAGGACGAGGACGATCTCGAGATCCGTCCGCCGGTGGTCACCGTCATGGGTCACGTCGACCACGGCAAGACCAGGCTGCTGGATGCGATCCGCAAGACCAATGTCATCGAGGGCGAGGCCGGCGGCATCACGCAGCACATCGGCGCCTACCAGATCTGGACCGAGCACGACGGCAACGAGCGGGCGGTGACCTTCATCGACACCCCCGGTCACGAGGCGTTCACCGCCATGCGCGCCCGCGGCGCCCAGGTGACCGACATCGCCATCCTCGTCGTCGCCGCCGACGACGGCATCATGCCGCAGACGGTGGAGGCGCTCAACCACGCTCAGGCCGCGGACGTGCCGATCGTGGTCGCGGTGAACAAGGTCGACAAGCCGGAGGCCAACCCGGCCCGGGTGCGTCAGCAGCTCACCGAGTACGGTCTGGTCGCCGAGGAGTACGGCGGGGATGTGATGTTCGTGGATGTCTCAGCCCGCCAGGGCACCGGCATCCAGGAGCTCATCGACGCCGTGCTGCTGACCGCAGACGCGGGTCTGGACCTCACGGCCAACCCGAACAAGGCTGCGCGCGGCGTGGCGATCGAGGCCAAGCTCGACAAGGGCCGCGGTTCGGTGGCCACCGTGCTGATCCAGTCCGGAACGCTGCGCGTCGGCGATGCGATCGTCGCGGGCACCGCCTACGGACGCGTCCGCGCCATGCTCGACGAGAACGGCGAGCAGGTCGTCGAGGCTGCTCCGTCCCGTCCTGTCCAGGTGCAGGGTCTGAACTCGGTGCCGCGTGCGGGTGACGTGTTCATCGTCACCGACGAGGACCGCATGGCGCGGCAGATCGCGGAGAAGCGCGAGGCCGTCGAGCGCAACGCCCAGCTGGCGAAGGCCCGCAAGCGCATCTCGCTCGAGGACTTCACCCGTGCCCTGGAGGAGGGCAAGGTCGAGACGCTCAACCTCATCATCAAGGGCGACGTGTCCGGTGCCGTCGAGGCGCTGGAGGAGTCGCTGTTGAAGATCGAGGTCGACGATTCGGTCCAGTTGCGCATCATCCACCGCGGCGTCGGCGCCATCACGGAGTCGGACGTGAACCTGGCGACGATCGACGACGCGATCATCGTGGGCTTCAACGTCCGCCCGGATGCCAAGGCGCGCGAGGCCTCGAACCGCGAGGGCGTGGACATCCGCTTCTACTCGGTGATCTACTCGGCCATCGAGGAGATCGAGAGCTCGCTCAAGGGCATGCTCAAGCCGGAGTTCGAGGAGGTGCAGTCCGGTGTCGCCGAGATCCGCGAGGTGTTCCGTTCGTCGAAGTTCGGCAACATCGCCGGTGTCATCGTCCGCTCCGGGACCATCACCCGCAACGCCAAGGCGCGTGTCATCCGCGACGGCGTCGTGCTCGCGGACGGCCTGACCATCGAGTCGCTGCGCCGGTTCAAGGACGATGTCACCGAGGTGCGCACGGACTTCGAGGCCGGTGTCGGTCTGGGCAAGTTCAACGACATCCAGGTCGGCGATGAGATCGAGACCATCGAGATGGTGGAGAAGCCTCGCGGCTGA
- a CDS encoding YlxR family protein: protein MRRARLLTARCNMEPVRTCVGCRGRASRSALVRVVQHHGELVIDERAALPGRGAWLHPTSECLEAAIRHRAFARALRVPTSIGFPEAEDAQTTERYFHRNKG from the coding sequence ATGCGCCGGGCTCGGCTTCTCACCGCGAGGTGTAACATGGAACCTGTACGAACGTGTGTCGGATGCCGCGGTCGTGCCTCTCGATCCGCCCTGGTCAGGGTGGTCCAGCATCACGGTGAACTCGTCATCGACGAGCGAGCCGCGTTGCCGGGGAGGGGTGCGTGGCTGCATCCGACATCTGAATGTCTGGAAGCAGCCATCAGGCACCGGGCCTTCGCACGTGCACTTCGCGTTCCGACGTCCATCGGGTTCCCCGAGGCGGAGGACGCGCAGACCACCGAACGGTACTTCCACCGAAACAAAGGCTGA
- the nusA gene encoding transcription termination factor NusA yields the protein MEIELGLLRGIEKEKAIPFDELVSIIEQAILTAYGKHVSEDGAVPPGVRVELDRKTGHVAVLQPVHDDEGAVIGEEETTPDDFGRIAAYAAKQVIGQRLRDIADEAVLGEFRGKEGDIVAGVIQQGPNPRMIHVDLGSVEAILPPEEQVPGEEYAHGTRLRVYVTSVAKGLKGPQITVSRTHPGLVRKLFALEVPEIAAGLVEIVSLAREAGHRTKIAVRANDASVNAKGACIGEMGRRVRAVTEELSGEKIDIVDHHPDLATFVANALSPAKVTSAFVLDAGLKAVRALVPDYQLSLAIGKEGQNARLAAKLTGAKIDIQPDSVMSEE from the coding sequence ATGGAAATCGAACTCGGACTGCTGCGAGGGATCGAGAAGGAGAAGGCGATCCCCTTCGACGAGCTCGTGTCGATCATCGAGCAGGCCATCCTCACCGCCTACGGCAAGCACGTCTCCGAGGACGGCGCGGTCCCCCCGGGTGTGCGTGTCGAGCTGGACCGGAAGACCGGTCATGTCGCGGTGCTCCAGCCGGTGCACGATGACGAGGGAGCCGTCATCGGCGAGGAGGAGACCACGCCGGACGACTTCGGCCGCATCGCCGCGTACGCCGCCAAGCAGGTCATCGGTCAGCGGCTGCGTGACATCGCCGACGAGGCCGTGCTCGGCGAGTTCCGCGGCAAGGAGGGCGACATCGTCGCGGGGGTCATCCAGCAGGGCCCCAACCCGCGGATGATCCATGTCGACCTCGGATCCGTCGAGGCCATCCTGCCGCCGGAGGAGCAGGTTCCCGGCGAGGAGTACGCGCACGGCACCCGCCTCCGCGTGTACGTGACCAGTGTCGCCAAGGGCCTCAAGGGTCCGCAGATCACGGTGTCGCGCACCCACCCGGGGCTGGTCCGCAAGCTGTTCGCGCTCGAGGTTCCGGAGATCGCGGCCGGGCTGGTCGAGATCGTCTCCCTCGCTCGCGAGGCCGGCCACCGCACGAAGATCGCGGTGCGGGCCAACGACGCCTCCGTCAATGCCAAGGGCGCGTGCATCGGCGAGATGGGCCGCCGTGTGCGTGCCGTGACGGAGGAGCTGTCCGGGGAGAAGATCGACATCGTCGACCATCACCCCGACCTGGCGACCTTCGTCGCCAATGCGCTGTCGCCCGCGAAGGTCACCTCCGCCTTCGTGCTGGATGCGGGGCTCAAAGCCGTCCGCGCTCTCGTCCCCGATTATCAGCTCTCCCTCGCGATCGGCAAGGAGGGGCAGAACGCCCGGTTGGCAGCCAAGCTGACCGGCGCCAAGATCGACATCCAACCGGACAGCGTGATGTCGGAGGAGTGA
- a CDS encoding sensor histidine kinase → MEAISTLPPARTGAAGAWRWVCVAVCAATALAACLLWSLSGSALNDVRQVVAVGVIAAVLIALALIAQSAAPHDPSGALIAVQALVVVLTNSTVLPPALDGAWMLLYAPVALLLVLVPSGRAASRRWGLAGWALVAVCAAFNLLFLARATLPFAADLPDALGVALLPLFLGLLITCALAPIARYRHADAEARLRLRWVLVAGLSLPLTLLLCWTSYLVIGGPDLVVIGLGVMLLAIPAGITVALARPRLFDVDRAALATITATVLATGVLAALSTAGIIAGSALVDWSPPAALTATAVATLSAVATYPFLRGVFERMLYPERARALRALHALSARVDQDGHAPEAVEQVLRDALRDPGLVIGYRMPGMPGLRRLDGTEVVAGDDAVPVRVRGEEAGAIIPSPQAPARLGADVVHAAGPLIDAARSRAQLSRANAEVEASRARMLRVGYEAQRRLERDLHDGTQQRLVAVGMRLRVLQRAAVHDPTVAAALDTAVAELSTAIAELRRIAHGVRPSALDDGLAAALGHLGRSTDPSIELDIHAEGVPDAVATTAYFIISEAVANALRHAEADAVSVSVRVDRGLLRIRIRDDGRGGAHPHPTGGLTGLADRAAAHGGSLDVHSPPGGGTRIEAVLPCES, encoded by the coding sequence ATGGAGGCGATCTCGACCCTGCCCCCCGCACGCACAGGCGCTGCGGGGGCATGGCGGTGGGTGTGCGTCGCCGTGTGCGCGGCCACGGCGCTGGCGGCCTGCCTGCTGTGGTCTCTCAGCGGCTCCGCCCTGAACGATGTGCGGCAGGTCGTGGCCGTCGGCGTCATCGCGGCCGTGCTGATCGCCCTGGCCCTGATCGCTCAGTCGGCCGCCCCGCACGACCCGTCGGGTGCGCTCATCGCCGTCCAGGCACTCGTCGTGGTCCTGACGAACTCGACCGTCCTTCCTCCGGCGCTCGACGGAGCGTGGATGCTGCTGTACGCACCCGTCGCACTCCTGCTCGTGCTCGTCCCCAGCGGTCGTGCGGCTTCGAGGCGCTGGGGGCTCGCGGGCTGGGCGCTGGTCGCGGTCTGCGCGGCGTTCAATCTCCTGTTCCTGGCCAGGGCGACCCTGCCCTTCGCGGCGGATCTGCCCGACGCTCTCGGCGTGGCGCTGCTGCCGCTCTTCCTCGGCCTGCTCATCACCTGCGCTCTCGCGCCGATCGCCCGCTACCGACACGCCGACGCGGAGGCCCGACTCCGGCTGCGCTGGGTGCTGGTCGCGGGCCTGTCTCTCCCGCTCACGCTGCTGCTGTGCTGGACGAGCTACCTCGTCATCGGCGGCCCCGATCTCGTCGTGATCGGTCTGGGCGTCATGCTGCTGGCCATTCCCGCGGGGATCACCGTCGCCCTGGCACGACCGCGGCTGTTCGACGTCGACCGGGCGGCACTGGCGACGATCACCGCGACGGTGCTCGCGACGGGAGTGCTCGCCGCACTGTCGACGGCGGGGATCATCGCCGGGTCGGCGCTGGTGGACTGGTCGCCGCCCGCGGCCCTGACGGCGACGGCCGTCGCGACGCTGTCAGCCGTCGCGACGTACCCGTTCCTGCGGGGCGTGTTCGAACGGATGCTGTACCCCGAGCGCGCCCGTGCGCTCAGAGCGCTGCATGCGCTGTCCGCGCGCGTCGACCAGGACGGCCACGCACCCGAAGCCGTCGAGCAGGTTCTCAGGGATGCGCTGCGAGACCCCGGCCTGGTGATCGGCTATCGGATGCCGGGCATGCCGGGGCTGCGCCGACTGGACGGCACCGAGGTCGTCGCAGGGGACGATGCGGTGCCGGTGCGGGTTCGAGGCGAGGAGGCCGGCGCGATCATCCCCTCCCCGCAGGCCCCTGCGCGCCTCGGCGCAGACGTCGTGCACGCGGCGGGGCCTCTCATCGATGCGGCGCGTTCGCGCGCCCAGCTCTCCCGCGCCAATGCGGAGGTCGAGGCGTCTCGGGCGCGGATGCTCCGGGTCGGCTACGAGGCGCAGCGCCGACTCGAGCGCGACCTGCACGACGGCACCCAGCAGAGGCTGGTGGCGGTGGGGATGCGGCTGCGCGTGCTGCAGCGCGCCGCCGTGCACGACCCCACGGTCGCCGCCGCACTGGACACCGCCGTCGCGGAGCTGTCCACGGCCATCGCCGAGCTCCGCCGCATCGCGCACGGAGTGCGACCCAGTGCCCTGGACGACGGGTTGGCCGCGGCGCTCGGCCACCTGGGTCGCAGCACGGACCCCTCGATCGAGCTGGACATCCACGCCGAGGGCGTGCCGGATGCCGTGGCGACCACCGCGTACTTCATCATCAGCGAAGCCGTCGCCAACGCTCTGCGCCATGCGGAGGCCGACGCGGTGTCCGTGAGCGTCCGCGTCGACCGGGGCCTGCTCCGGATCAGGATCCGCGACGACGGCCGCGGCGGCGCGCATCCGCATCCCACGGGCGGGCTGACCGGACTGGCCGACCGCGCGGCCGCGCACGGAGGCTCGCTGGACGTGCATTCTCCACCCGGCGGAGGGACGCGCATCGAGGCGGTGCTGCCATGCGAGTCGTGA
- a CDS encoding response regulator transcription factor, translated as MRVVIGEDSTLFREGLAALLTSAGHTVLGLAPTAPVAVAQVRAHRPDVVILDIRMPSDDEGIAAALEIRADTPTPVMLLSQHIETRRTVELVADGAIGYLLKDRVLDVDEFLTALERVAGGGTALDPDVVTRLLGAARADAPVDALTPRELEVLARMAEGWSNAAIGSRLFLSERTVETHIGSIFAKLGLPESPDQNRRVQAILAYLEATTA; from the coding sequence ATGCGAGTCGTGATCGGCGAGGACTCGACACTGTTCCGGGAGGGCCTGGCCGCGCTGCTGACCAGCGCGGGCCACACGGTCCTGGGTCTCGCGCCCACCGCGCCGGTCGCCGTCGCCCAGGTACGCGCGCACCGGCCGGATGTCGTCATCCTGGACATCCGGATGCCGTCGGATGACGAGGGGATCGCGGCGGCGCTGGAGATCCGCGCGGACACCCCCACCCCGGTCATGCTGCTGTCCCAGCACATCGAGACGCGCCGCACGGTGGAGCTCGTCGCGGACGGCGCCATCGGCTACCTGCTCAAGGACCGTGTGCTGGACGTCGATGAGTTCCTCACCGCGCTGGAGAGAGTCGCCGGCGGCGGCACCGCGCTCGACCCGGACGTCGTGACGCGACTGCTGGGGGCGGCCCGCGCCGACGCGCCGGTCGATGCGCTCACCCCGCGCGAGCTCGAAGTCCTCGCACGCATGGCCGAGGGATGGTCGAACGCGGCGATCGGCTCACGGCTGTTCCTCTCCGAACGCACGGTGGAGACCCACATCGGCTCCATCTTCGCCAAACTCGGTCTTCCCGAGTCCCCGGATCAGAACCGTCGCGTCCAGGCCATCCTCGCGTACCTCGAGGCCACGACGGCCTGA
- a CDS encoding TIGR00730 family Rossman fold protein, producing MTDATLDDDLRRELTALLDRAGIHTDRTLISRMLQTALLLGTEHTDRLDLKIASAALSEMHEAFRLFQPFHTVPKVTVFGSARTLQDDPLYVQARDVATELAGDGWMVVTGAGPGIMQAAAEGAGSKMSLGVSIRLPFEEHANEVVAQDDRVVSMKYFFTRKLMLMKESRGFVCLPGGFGTMDEMFELLTLQQTGKAEPMPIVLLDEPGGTFWNGLKTFVDDHLVPAGVISPQDLDRVLITDSVQEAVADITGFWRNYDSLRWVGDRLVLRLVHEPTDADVENLNERFGGMCAEGRIERTEPLGVERADGDAVELPRLVLELDQRAVGSLYELIRAIDDLPSAG from the coding sequence ATGACCGATGCGACATTGGACGACGACCTCCGCCGTGAGCTGACGGCACTCCTGGACCGGGCGGGCATCCACACCGATCGCACACTGATCTCGCGGATGCTGCAGACGGCGCTGCTGCTCGGGACGGAGCACACGGATCGCCTCGATCTGAAGATCGCCTCGGCCGCGCTCAGCGAGATGCACGAGGCCTTCCGCCTGTTCCAGCCGTTCCACACCGTCCCCAAGGTGACGGTCTTCGGATCGGCGCGCACGCTGCAGGACGATCCGCTCTACGTCCAGGCGCGCGATGTGGCGACGGAGCTCGCCGGGGACGGATGGATGGTGGTCACCGGAGCGGGACCGGGCATCATGCAGGCAGCCGCCGAGGGCGCGGGATCGAAGATGTCGCTGGGCGTGTCGATCCGGCTGCCGTTCGAGGAGCACGCGAACGAGGTCGTCGCCCAGGACGATCGGGTCGTCTCGATGAAGTACTTCTTCACCCGCAAGCTCATGCTCATGAAGGAGTCCCGCGGCTTCGTGTGCCTGCCCGGCGGCTTCGGCACCATGGACGAGATGTTCGAGTTGCTGACCCTGCAGCAGACCGGTAAGGCCGAGCCCATGCCCATCGTGCTGCTGGACGAACCCGGCGGCACGTTCTGGAACGGGCTGAAGACGTTCGTCGACGACCATCTCGTACCGGCGGGCGTGATCTCGCCGCAGGATCTCGACCGGGTGCTCATCACGGACTCCGTGCAGGAGGCCGTGGCGGACATCACGGGCTTCTGGCGGAACTACGACTCACTGCGCTGGGTGGGAGACCGGCTCGTGCTGCGGCTCGTGCACGAGCCGACGGATGCGGATGTCGAGAACCTCAACGAGCGGTTCGGCGGGATGTGCGCGGAGGGCCGCATCGAGCGGACCGAACCTCTGGGCGTGGAGCGCGCGGACGGGGATGCCGTGGAGCTGCCCCGTCTGGTGCTCGAGCTCGACCAGCGTGCGGTCGGGTCGCTGTACGAACTCATCAGGGCCATCGACGACCTCCCCTCCGCGGGCTGA